The Ornithinimicrobium sufpigmenti genome includes the window ACCTGCACCCGCAGCCGGCGGATCACCCGGTGCCGCACGACCGAGTTACCCACGGCCTTGGACACCACAAAACCCACGCGCGGCGGGCGCGTGGGCACGGTGGTGTCGGTGGACATCGCGGCGTGGACGACGAGCAGCTCGGTGCCCGCCCGGCGACGACGCGCATCCCCCGGTTGCTCGGTACGCCCTCGCCTCAGTACACCTCGGTAGTCCTCC containing:
- a CDS encoding ribonuclease P protein component; the encoded protein is MLPRRHRLSRPEDYRGVLRRGRTEQPGDARRRRAGTELLVVHAAMSTDTTVPTRPPRVGFVVSKAVGNSVVRHRVIRRLRVQVGVRLGQVPDGTDLVVRAQPRAATASSAELGADLDEALQRVLR